One window from the genome of Natronomonas pharaonis DSM 2160 encodes:
- a CDS encoding glycerate kinase type-2 family protein: MPSDGSSPDVFDPLSTPSPAHELAVECLTAGVRAAQPKRAVERHCDIEGSTLRIGDGSYDLDAYDSLRILGGGKAADGLAAALEGLLGERLDGGIVVTGHRTAAPDRVTVREGNHPSPGPDSVDGATALLERAEAADGQTLVLAPMTGGGSALLCAPADGLSAADIRTVTEALLDAGASVDELNAVRRVCSEIKGGGLAAAAAPATVVGVVMSDVVGDDPAVVASGPTVPVEAAPDVAATVLDRYGVDAPAVRRWLSSATPESPSVAARNHVIASGWDAVDAARAHAAAAGYQTCVLSTHLEGEAEQSGRFHAAVATDVALRDVPVEPPAVILSGGETTVSVSGDGVGGPNMEFALAAAPKLPDEAVVGAVDTDGSDGSTDAAGALVDADTVDPQVARTALDENDSYRALADAGALLFSGSTGTNVNDLRVVVVD; this comes from the coding sequence ATGCCATCAGACGGTTCGTCTCCTGACGTGTTCGACCCGCTTTCGACCCCCTCGCCGGCCCACGAACTCGCTGTCGAGTGTCTGACAGCGGGTGTCCGAGCGGCACAGCCGAAACGGGCCGTCGAACGACACTGCGATATCGAGGGGTCGACGCTCCGCATCGGCGACGGTTCCTACGACCTCGATGCCTACGACTCGCTTCGAATCCTCGGCGGCGGCAAGGCGGCAGACGGGCTTGCGGCCGCGCTCGAAGGGCTTCTCGGAGAGCGGCTCGACGGCGGCATCGTCGTCACTGGCCATCGGACGGCCGCCCCCGACCGCGTCACGGTCCGTGAAGGAAACCACCCGTCGCCCGGCCCTGACAGCGTCGACGGCGCGACGGCACTGCTGGAGCGGGCCGAAGCGGCCGACGGGCAGACGCTCGTGCTCGCGCCGATGACGGGCGGCGGCAGCGCACTGCTTTGTGCGCCCGCTGATGGACTGTCCGCTGCCGACATCCGTACTGTCACCGAAGCGCTGCTCGACGCCGGGGCGTCCGTCGACGAACTCAACGCCGTCCGCCGGGTCTGTTCTGAAATCAAGGGTGGCGGACTGGCGGCGGCGGCCGCCCCCGCAACGGTCGTTGGCGTCGTGATGAGCGACGTTGTCGGTGACGACCCGGCGGTCGTCGCCAGCGGCCCAACTGTCCCCGTCGAGGCGGCTCCGGATGTCGCCGCGACAGTCCTTGACCGGTATGGTGTTGACGCGCCCGCCGTCCGTCGGTGGCTGTCGTCGGCGACCCCCGAATCGCCGTCGGTCGCCGCCCGCAACCACGTCATCGCCTCCGGCTGGGACGCCGTCGACGCGGCGCGTGCCCACGCCGCAGCCGCGGGGTATCAGACCTGCGTGCTCTCGACGCATCTCGAAGGGGAAGCCGAACAGTCCGGCCGGTTTCACGCCGCCGTCGCAACCGACGTGGCGTTGCGCGACGTGCCTGTTGAACCCCCCGCGGTCATTCTCTCCGGCGGTGAGACGACGGTCTCCGTCTCCGGCGACGGCGTCGGCGGGCCGAACATGGAGTTTGCTCTCGCGGCCGCCCCGAAGCTTCCCGACGAGGCTGTTGTCGGTGCTGTCGACACTGATGGCAGCGATGGTAGCACCGACGCTGCCGGAGCGCTCGTCGACGCTGATACAGTTGACCCACAGGTCGCTCGAACGGCCCTCGATGAAAACGACAGCTACCGGGCGCTTGCGGACGCTGGGGCGCTTTTGTTTTCGGGGTCGACCGGTACGAACGTCAACGACCTCCGGGTCGTCGTTGTCGACTAA
- a CDS encoding ArsR/SmtB family transcription factor yields the protein MCVNELVPTELDADSDRDLETVTIDDGDVLEALSSETARRVLQALDSGPAPASAVAETAGVSIQVAAYHLDRLETAGLVRTVATSYSEKGQPMDIYGLTTDSFVVELSGGDSPR from the coding sequence ATGTGCGTCAATGAACTGGTCCCCACCGAACTCGACGCCGACAGCGACCGTGACCTCGAAACCGTTACTATCGACGACGGTGACGTACTTGAGGCGCTCTCCTCAGAGACCGCCCGGCGCGTGCTGCAGGCCCTCGACTCGGGGCCGGCCCCCGCCTCAGCGGTCGCCGAGACGGCCGGCGTCTCGATTCAGGTCGCGGCATACCACCTCGACCGGCTCGAAACCGCCGGGCTCGTCCGGACTGTCGCGACAAGCTACTCCGAAAAAGGACAGCCGATGGATATCTACGGACTGACGACGGACTCGTTCGTCGTCGAGCTATCGGGCGGTGACAGCCCGCGCTAG
- a CDS encoding nitrite/sulfite reductase, producing the protein MPSKVEAWKDEVYGTEIRDHLFEFAEEGWSAIPEDERDAWFERFKWWGLYHQRKGQESYFMMRIGTPNGRLTPDQLRVVGEIADEYARGPVDNPEFGGAYCDWTTRQAIQLHWIQLQDVPEIFDKLEANGLSTMQACGDSWRNIVGSPMTGRDAKEHINAWPVIKELNETFKGNDDHSNLPRKWKVAVTGDTRGSGQAEINDLGFEPAVKEIDGTETKGFNIRVGGGLSRKEPRFARDIDVFVTPGEVADVAGGISALFRDHGDREDRFNARIKFLVDEWGTEKLRRVLQEDYVDFELKTAGEDLREQYSYNAGRNDEVGDYVGVHEQTDGNYFVGLSVLVGRMGAQEVIELADLADEYGSELIGLTQRQNIVVADIAEEDLDAFLEEDLLEYHSPDPHPFLRGSIACTGTEFCSLSIVETKNRMVRYARWLKDNVDVPEGVSEFHIHLSGCTASCAQPQIADISLRGMKTRKDGEPVEAFDIGLGGGLGENPQFADWVEMRVAADEVPGYIQNLLAVYEAEREGDESFREFIARHGEDELGGLAEPEETSYEDPYLENTKMTWYPYAEETEMDASPAPSPADD; encoded by the coding sequence ATGCCGAGCAAGGTCGAAGCCTGGAAAGACGAGGTCTACGGAACGGAAATCCGTGACCACCTCTTCGAATTCGCCGAGGAGGGCTGGAGCGCCATCCCCGAGGACGAACGTGACGCGTGGTTCGAGCGGTTCAAATGGTGGGGGCTGTACCACCAGCGGAAGGGCCAAGAGAGCTACTTCATGATGCGTATCGGGACGCCGAACGGTCGGCTGACACCCGACCAGCTTCGGGTCGTCGGCGAAATCGCCGACGAGTACGCCCGCGGACCCGTCGACAACCCCGAATTCGGCGGGGCATACTGTGACTGGACGACGAGACAGGCGATTCAGCTCCACTGGATTCAGCTGCAGGACGTCCCCGAAATCTTCGACAAGCTGGAGGCGAACGGCCTCTCGACGATGCAGGCCTGTGGCGACTCGTGGCGGAACATCGTCGGCTCGCCGATGACCGGCCGGGACGCCAAAGAGCACATCAACGCGTGGCCGGTTATCAAGGAGCTCAACGAGACGTTCAAGGGCAACGACGACCACTCCAACCTCCCTCGCAAGTGGAAGGTCGCTGTCACGGGCGACACCCGTGGGTCGGGACAGGCCGAAATCAACGACCTCGGCTTCGAGCCCGCTGTCAAGGAAATCGACGGCACGGAGACGAAAGGGTTCAACATCCGCGTCGGCGGCGGCCTCTCCCGGAAGGAGCCGCGCTTTGCGCGCGATATTGACGTCTTTGTCACCCCCGGGGAGGTCGCCGACGTTGCCGGCGGGATTTCGGCGCTGTTCCGCGACCACGGCGACCGTGAGGACCGCTTCAACGCCCGCATCAAGTTCCTCGTCGACGAGTGGGGGACCGAGAAGCTCCGGCGCGTGCTGCAGGAAGACTACGTCGACTTCGAGCTGAAGACGGCCGGCGAGGACCTCCGCGAGCAGTACAGCTACAACGCCGGACGGAACGACGAGGTCGGCGACTACGTCGGTGTCCACGAGCAGACGGACGGCAACTACTTCGTCGGTCTCTCGGTGCTTGTCGGCCGAATGGGAGCACAAGAGGTCATCGAACTGGCCGACCTCGCCGACGAATACGGCTCGGAGCTCATCGGCCTCACACAGCGACAGAACATCGTCGTCGCCGACATCGCCGAGGAGGACCTCGATGCATTCCTCGAGGAGGACCTGCTGGAGTACCACTCGCCGGACCCCCATCCCTTCCTGCGCGGGTCTATCGCCTGTACGGGCACCGAGTTCTGCTCGCTGTCCATCGTCGAGACGAAAAACCGAATGGTCCGCTATGCCCGCTGGCTGAAGGACAACGTCGATGTCCCCGAGGGCGTCTCCGAGTTCCACATCCATCTGTCGGGCTGTACGGCCTCCTGTGCCCAGCCGCAGATTGCCGACATCTCCCTGCGCGGTATGAAAACCCGCAAGGACGGCGAGCCGGTCGAGGCCTTCGACATCGGGCTCGGCGGCGGCCTCGGCGAGAACCCGCAGTTTGCCGACTGGGTCGAGATGCGCGTGGCCGCCGACGAAGTGCCCGGCTACATCCAGAACCTCCTTGCCGTCTACGAAGCCGAACGGGAGGGCGACGAGTCGTTCCGGGAGTTCATTGCCCGCCACGGCGAAGACGAGTTGGGCGGCCTCGCGGAGCCGGAGGAGACCTCCTACGAGGACCCGTACCTCGAGAACACGAAGATGACGTGGTATCCGTACGCCGAGGAGACGGAGATGGACGCCTCCCCGGCCCCGTCGCCGGCTGACGACTAG
- a CDS encoding rhomboid family intramembrane serine protease, translating into MATCDACGEHENMPYNCRHCGGTFCADHRLPENHNCPGLESWNDPDKVFDSGFDGSVQAGGSGGRSPGLLERLGIDTGPGGPLAYFRNNVSYLFLAIIVVVFGLQWLIAPLFMALPPEGVNPGHFLWGQIFTLTTVHPEYVWTWVISVFSHGSPMHLLFNAIVLYFFGPLVERQIGSKKFVGLFLASGIIAGLGQVGVGLVTSEGVAVLGASGALMAIMGVLAITSPDLKVLLFFFIPMSIRTLTILFAAFSIFAFVSDGGILDGVAHFAHLVGLLIGLWYGNRIKDRVGGGPRQLNLGPGRGGGGPGGPGRFP; encoded by the coding sequence ATGGCGACGTGTGACGCGTGCGGCGAACACGAAAACATGCCGTACAACTGCCGGCACTGTGGCGGGACCTTTTGTGCCGACCACCGGCTCCCGGAAAATCACAACTGTCCGGGGCTGGAAAGCTGGAACGACCCCGACAAGGTCTTCGACAGCGGCTTCGATGGCTCGGTGCAAGCCGGCGGCAGCGGCGGTCGGTCGCCCGGCCTGCTCGAACGGCTCGGTATCGATACCGGCCCCGGCGGTCCGCTTGCCTACTTCCGGAACAACGTCTCGTATCTCTTCTTGGCGATTATCGTCGTCGTCTTCGGGCTGCAGTGGCTCATTGCGCCGCTGTTTATGGCCCTGCCGCCCGAGGGCGTAAACCCCGGCCACTTCCTGTGGGGCCAGATATTCACCCTCACGACGGTCCACCCCGAGTACGTCTGGACATGGGTCATCTCGGTGTTCTCCCACGGGAGCCCGATGCACCTGCTTTTCAACGCCATCGTGCTGTACTTTTTCGGCCCGCTGGTCGAGCGACAGATCGGCTCGAAGAAGTTCGTCGGGCTCTTTCTCGCCAGCGGCATCATCGCCGGCCTCGGGCAGGTCGGCGTCGGTCTCGTGACCAGCGAAGGTGTCGCGGTTTTGGGTGCCTCCGGCGCGCTTATGGCGATTATGGGCGTGCTCGCGATTACCTCGCCGGACCTGAAGGTCCTGCTGTTCTTTTTCATCCCGATGTCGATTCGAACGCTGACGATTCTTTTCGCCGCTTTCTCGATTTTCGCCTTCGTCTCCGACGGCGGCATCCTTGATGGGGTGGCCCACTTCGCACACCTCGTCGGTCTTCTCATCGGCCTCTGGTACGGCAACCGCATCAAGGACCGCGTCGGCGGCGGTCCTCGTCAGCTCAACCTCGGTCCGGGCCGCGGCGGTGGCGGGCCGGGTGGCCCCGGCCGGTTCCCCTGA
- a CDS encoding DUF7119 family protein — MTPQPDGEPPTDRESPVGEPVIRSDPRVAGEQAVQFDPDDPESLNEAADVVRRFATNTAGSKDNVFMLRGAAACAALVRGTGSYKAAAERAGGEATVSFIRKWARVHDLPRSIRRHVALGEIAPTAAKHIARVSGESRFLLAWATLDHDLTVREVRAIASRVNEGASVDEALAAEGIDLGQLSVSLPPETYRELRRHAALEETDPDEIVARALAEYL, encoded by the coding sequence ATGACGCCGCAACCTGACGGCGAGCCACCGACGGACCGTGAGTCTCCCGTCGGAGAGCCCGTCATTCGAAGCGACCCTCGTGTCGCGGGCGAACAGGCCGTCCAGTTCGACCCTGACGACCCTGAGAGCCTCAACGAAGCAGCCGATGTCGTTCGGCGCTTCGCGACCAACACCGCCGGCAGCAAAGACAACGTCTTCATGCTCCGCGGCGCGGCGGCGTGTGCGGCGCTCGTCAGGGGCACCGGCTCGTACAAGGCCGCCGCCGAGCGCGCCGGTGGCGAGGCGACGGTGTCGTTCATCCGGAAGTGGGCGCGGGTCCACGACCTGCCTCGCTCCATCCGGCGCCACGTCGCACTCGGCGAAATCGCTCCCACCGCGGCCAAACACATCGCCCGTGTCTCTGGGGAGTCTCGCTTTCTCTTGGCGTGGGCGACGCTCGACCACGACCTCACCGTCCGCGAGGTCCGCGCTATCGCCTCCCGTGTTAACGAGGGCGCAAGCGTCGACGAGGCCCTCGCCGCTGAGGGCATCGACCTCGGTCAGCTTTCGGTGTCGCTGCCGCCCGAGACCTACCGCGAACTCCGACGACACGCCGCGCTTGAGGAGACTGACCCCGACGAAATCGTCGCCCGGGCGCTCGCCGAGTATCTGTAA
- a CDS encoding ArsA family ATPase codes for MSDLSVEPIDSVDEADLPAGVDAPEYVLYGGKGGVGKTTCAAATALASARDGTPTLVVSTDPAHSLSDTLGVDVPDEPTRIAEETPLFAVEIDPETAAGPFAPGEDGPDADPLEGAAGPDGAAGPEDGGLGMGMGGLEDLLGGDGHPLAGGAMPGADEAAAVQLLLEYLDDPRFDRVVVDTAPTGHTLRLLELPDVMDSMVGRLLSFREKLSGMMGSVGGLFGGSDDPEAEMEAGMDDLQELSTKIERLRTALRDPDRTDFRVVMVPEEMSVVESERLVDRLEEFGIPVGTLVVNRVSEELADVASFDEEWFVAPDTENCAFCRRRWEVQRTALERAQGLFRGREIKRVPLFAEPVHGEEMLGVVGACLD; via the coding sequence ATGAGCGACCTCTCCGTCGAGCCCATCGACTCCGTCGACGAGGCCGACCTGCCGGCCGGCGTCGACGCACCGGAGTACGTACTGTACGGCGGCAAAGGCGGCGTCGGGAAGACGACCTGTGCTGCCGCGACGGCGCTTGCCAGCGCCCGCGACGGGACGCCGACGCTCGTCGTCTCGACCGACCCCGCACACTCGCTGTCCGATACACTCGGCGTCGACGTCCCCGACGAGCCGACGCGTATCGCCGAGGAGACACCGCTTTTTGCGGTCGAAATCGACCCGGAGACGGCCGCCGGCCCGTTCGCTCCCGGAGAGGACGGCCCGGATGCCGACCCACTCGAAGGGGCGGCCGGTCCTGACGGGGCCGCCGGCCCGGAGGACGGCGGCCTGGGGATGGGCATGGGCGGGCTCGAAGACCTGCTCGGCGGCGACGGCCACCCCCTCGCCGGCGGGGCGATGCCCGGCGCGGACGAGGCAGCGGCAGTCCAGCTTCTGTTAGAGTATCTCGACGACCCGCGGTTCGACCGCGTCGTCGTCGACACCGCCCCGACCGGGCACACTCTCCGGCTGCTGGAGCTACCGGACGTGATGGATTCGATGGTGGGGCGGTTGTTGTCCTTCCGCGAGAAGCTTTCGGGGATGATGGGCTCTGTCGGCGGCCTCTTCGGCGGCAGCGACGACCCCGAAGCGGAGATGGAGGCGGGAATGGACGACCTCCAAGAGCTGTCGACGAAAATCGAGCGGCTCCGGACAGCGCTCCGGGACCCCGACCGAACCGACTTCCGCGTCGTGATGGTGCCCGAGGAGATGAGCGTCGTCGAGAGCGAACGGCTCGTCGACCGGCTCGAGGAGTTCGGGATTCCGGTCGGTACGCTCGTTGTCAACCGCGTCAGCGAAGAGCTAGCCGACGTCGCATCCTTCGATGAGGAGTGGTTTGTCGCCCCCGACACCGAAAACTGTGCGTTCTGTCGGCGGCGCTGGGAGGTCCAGCGGACGGCCCTCGAACGGGCACAGGGGCTGTTCCGCGGCCGCGAGATAAAGCGCGTGCCGCTTTTCGCCGAACCGGTCCACGGCGAGGAGATGCTCGGCGTCGTCGGGGCCTGCCTCGATTAG
- a CDS encoding endonuclease V: protein MELATPRFRPDPSLSREAMETLQHDIAAAASFENEASPSPAAIRDGDALVAGVDQAFLDDRAVSAVVVLRGGEVVAREHAVTPLSIPYIPGLLAFREGGPIIDALSRLDVEPDLLVVDGSGRIHFREAGLATHAGLLFDVPAVGVAKRLLCGEPSRTVASLPEGTRVPIEADDSMTAADGTVVGYAYQSRQYPDSKRINPLYISPGHRLCAETAVDCVAACGGEYKLPRPTRLADGHADDLKARYGDG from the coding sequence ATGGAGCTTGCGACCCCGCGATTCCGCCCCGACCCCTCGCTTTCCCGCGAAGCGATGGAGACACTCCAGCACGACATCGCCGCTGCAGCGAGCTTCGAGAATGAGGCCTCGCCTTCCCCGGCAGCCATCCGTGACGGCGACGCGCTTGTCGCTGGTGTCGACCAAGCGTTTCTCGACGACCGGGCGGTCTCTGCGGTGGTCGTCCTCCGGGGTGGCGAGGTCGTCGCCCGCGAGCACGCGGTGACACCGCTTTCGATACCGTACATCCCCGGACTCTTGGCGTTCCGCGAGGGTGGGCCGATAATCGACGCGCTCTCGCGGCTCGACGTGGAGCCGGACCTGCTCGTCGTCGACGGCAGCGGCCGCATCCACTTCCGGGAGGCTGGGCTGGCGACCCACGCCGGTCTTCTCTTCGACGTGCCGGCGGTCGGCGTCGCCAAGCGCTTGCTGTGTGGCGAGCCGAGCCGAACGGTTGCGTCGCTCCCCGAAGGAACGCGGGTTCCCATCGAAGCCGACGACTCGATGACTGCCGCCGACGGAACCGTCGTCGGCTACGCCTACCAGAGCCGACAGTATCCGGACTCGAAGCGTATCAACCCGCTGTATATCTCCCCCGGCCATCGACTGTGCGCCGAAACGGCCGTCGACTGCGTGGCAGCATGCGGCGGCGAGTACAAGCTCCCGCGGCCGACTCGGCTGGCCGACGGCCACGCCGACGACCTGAAAGCCCGCTACGGCGACGGCTAA
- a CDS encoding sensor histidine kinase, which produces MAEETGGTEGGGTGAEDDNPKTGLGKMEYETVFKAVEDAVFLFDVERDGDGEPRFVFRGGNPSHERATEMEADGCLGTPLRELFDGDGERLLDEYRRCVETEETVTYETTLEHGTGSVEWRTKITPVVEGGTATSIVGVARDVTERNKRRTELQRKEAMLQHTTDVVLLVDENGRIRYQNHADEAVLGHSTRDLTGASVTEYIHPEDSDGVEAMLAEALDSPEEVISGEHRYRTPDGEWRWYETRVRSLLDTPPIEGFLVSARDITERKAYEERLESQRSDLEVLNEVVRHDIRNDLQLVTAYAEMLEDHVDEEGQEFLDILQSSTANAVELTRTARDLATVLLQDDAETQRVSLERSLEQQVEAVRSAHSGAAVTIDGSVPDIHVAGTDMLEAVFRNLLSNAIQHNDKALPEVTVSVTEHDSEVEIRVADNGPGVPDAHKEAIFGKGERGLESEGTGIGLYLVKTLVESFGGDVCVEDNEPEGSVFVVRLPVAD; this is translated from the coding sequence ATGGCCGAAGAAACCGGGGGGACCGAAGGAGGGGGCACCGGAGCAGAAGATGACAACCCCAAGACGGGGCTGGGAAAGATGGAGTACGAAACCGTCTTCAAAGCGGTCGAGGATGCGGTCTTCCTCTTCGATGTCGAGCGCGACGGCGACGGCGAACCGCGGTTCGTCTTCCGGGGCGGCAACCCGTCGCACGAACGCGCGACAGAGATGGAAGCAGACGGCTGTCTCGGGACGCCACTACGGGAGCTTTTTGATGGGGACGGCGAGCGGCTGCTCGATGAATACCGGCGATGTGTCGAAACAGAGGAGACGGTAACCTACGAGACGACGCTCGAACACGGGACGGGGAGCGTTGAGTGGCGGACGAAGATTACACCCGTCGTCGAGGGAGGGACAGCGACCAGTATCGTCGGGGTGGCACGGGACGTGACCGAACGGAACAAGCGACGGACCGAACTCCAGCGGAAGGAAGCGATGCTACAGCACACGACCGATGTCGTGCTGTTGGTCGATGAGAATGGACGTATCCGATACCAAAACCACGCCGACGAGGCTGTGCTGGGACACAGCACCCGAGACCTGACCGGCGCGTCCGTGACCGAATACATCCATCCGGAAGACAGCGACGGCGTCGAAGCGATGTTAGCAGAGGCCCTGGACTCACCAGAGGAGGTTATCAGCGGCGAGCACCGCTACCGGACGCCGGACGGCGAGTGGCGGTGGTACGAAACGAGGGTCCGCAGCCTGCTCGATACACCGCCCATCGAGGGATTTCTGGTGAGCGCCCGCGACATCACGGAACGAAAGGCCTACGAGGAGCGACTCGAATCCCAGCGGTCCGACCTCGAGGTGCTCAACGAGGTCGTTCGCCACGACATCCGCAACGACCTCCAGCTTGTGACCGCCTACGCGGAGATGCTCGAAGACCACGTCGACGAGGAGGGCCAGGAGTTTCTGGATATTCTGCAGTCCAGCACCGCAAACGCCGTCGAGTTGACGCGGACGGCCCGCGATTTGGCGACGGTACTCTTGCAGGATGACGCCGAGACACAGCGGGTATCCTTGGAACGATCGCTCGAACAGCAGGTCGAGGCGGTGCGGTCCGCACACTCCGGGGCAGCGGTGACAATCGACGGGTCGGTACCGGATATCCACGTGGCCGGCACGGACATGCTGGAGGCGGTGTTCCGGAACCTGCTCTCGAATGCCATCCAGCACAACGACAAAGCCCTCCCCGAGGTGACAGTCAGCGTCACCGAACACGACAGCGAGGTAGAGATTCGGGTCGCTGACAACGGCCCGGGAGTCCCGGACGCACACAAGGAGGCGATATTCGGCAAGGGCGAGAGAGGCCTCGAAAGCGAGGGGACCGGTATTGGGCTGTATCTGGTCAAGACGCTCGTCGAGAGTTTCGGCGGCGACGTGTGTGTCGAGGACAACGAGCCGGAGGGCAGCGTCTTCGTCGTCAGGCTACCGGTCGCCGACTGA
- a CDS encoding SDR family oxidoreductase, whose product MSTRTVLITGCSSGIGRAAAYAFLENEWRVYATARNPADIQTLGEAGCDIGTINVRSTEDVERVVDRVIDEAGRIDALVNNAGYGQHGPIEDINDELFEKQFDVNVFGPHRLVRAVLPHMRERRDGTIINVSSVAGRLAAPGMGVYSASKHAIEGYSDSLRRELEPFDIDVSVVQPGPVETSFRDRVDDELGRLDRTDAYEDLYAFQEDASLFGGDSPVASHPGEVADVILEAASSTDPQPRYVVGTAAQLLVYASYLPDPIADSVFDAIRRFVS is encoded by the coding sequence ATGAGCACACGGACCGTCCTGATAACCGGCTGTTCGTCGGGCATCGGCCGGGCGGCGGCGTACGCCTTCCTCGAAAACGAGTGGCGTGTCTACGCCACCGCCCGCAACCCCGCCGACATCCAGACGCTCGGCGAGGCCGGTTGCGACATCGGTACTATCAATGTCCGGAGCACCGAAGACGTCGAGCGCGTCGTTGACCGCGTCATCGACGAGGCCGGCCGCATCGACGCATTGGTGAACAACGCTGGGTACGGCCAGCACGGCCCAATCGAGGACATCAACGACGAACTGTTCGAAAAGCAGTTCGATGTCAACGTCTTCGGTCCGCACCGGCTCGTCCGCGCCGTGCTGCCTCACATGCGCGAGCGCCGTGATGGGACAATCATCAACGTCTCGTCGGTCGCCGGCCGGCTGGCCGCGCCCGGCATGGGCGTTTACTCTGCATCGAAACACGCCATAGAGGGCTACAGCGACTCGCTTCGCCGTGAACTGGAGCCGTTCGATATCGATGTGAGCGTCGTCCAGCCCGGTCCCGTCGAGACATCATTCCGCGACCGCGTCGACGACGAGCTCGGTCGACTCGACCGGACCGATGCCTACGAAGACCTCTATGCGTTCCAAGAGGACGCCTCGCTCTTTGGCGGCGACAGCCCCGTTGCTTCCCACCCGGGCGAAGTCGCCGATGTCATCCTCGAGGCGGCTTCCTCGACGGACCCACAGCCGCGCTATGTCGTCGGGACGGCCGCACAGTTGCTCGTCTATGCCAGCTACCTCCCGGACCCCATCGCCGACAGCGTCTTCGATGCCATCAGACGGTTCGTCTCCTGA